One Qiania dongpingensis genomic window carries:
- a CDS encoding GNAT family N-acetyltransferase encodes MVKWIRITKYPLLADFLYEAIFLPDGIEPPPKSIIYAPELQVYIDCFGEKKDDMGLVAETGGKVIGAVWVRIMKDYGHIDYKTPSFAISLYKEYRGLGIGTKLIKEMLALLKSSGYERASLAVQKTNYAVKMYQKLGFEVIDENEEEYIMFYNL; translated from the coding sequence ATGGTAAAATGGATCAGAATAACGAAATATCCTTTACTGGCTGATTTTTTATATGAAGCTATTTTTCTGCCAGACGGTATAGAACCACCCCCAAAATCTATTATATACGCCCCTGAATTGCAGGTGTATATCGACTGTTTTGGAGAAAAGAAAGATGATATGGGATTAGTCGCGGAAACGGGCGGAAAAGTCATAGGCGCCGTTTGGGTTCGTATAATGAAAGACTACGGGCATATCGATTATAAAACACCATCATTCGCAATCTCGCTTTACAAGGAATATCGAGGACTCGGAATAGGTACAAAGCTAATAAAAGAAATGCTGGCCTTACTAAAAAGCAGTGGATATGAGCGAGCATCGCTTGCCGTTCAAAAAACAAATTATGCTGTAAAAATGTATCAAAAGTTAGGGTTTGAAGTTATTGACGAAAACGAAGAAGAATACATTATGTTTTACAATCTATAA